In Paenibacillus sp. FSL M7-0420, a single genomic region encodes these proteins:
- a CDS encoding ABC transporter ATP-binding protein, with protein MTTAIKEQLDTAAAQHPGTRETMLSLRNCSLSFGNVPVLDKVSLDVYRNEFISILGPSGCGKSTTLRLMLRLLSPEAGGEVAYASPDLSLGMVFQKPVLMPWLSALQNVMLPLELGEKKKFSKAEAREKAESALRLVGLQDYLNHFPHQLSGGMQQRAAIARALAADPTVLLMDEPFGALDELTREKLNFELLRLWESPETSLSSIVMVTHSIHESALLSDRVVMMSPRPAGVTDIIPVTLPSPREAGMEELPEFHRIVKELRKRVKHL; from the coding sequence ATGACAACAGCGATCAAAGAACAGCTGGATACTGCCGCCGCGCAGCATCCCGGTACCCGGGAAACCATGCTCTCCCTGCGCAACTGCTCTCTTTCCTTCGGCAACGTGCCTGTGCTGGATAAGGTCAGCCTTGATGTATACCGCAATGAGTTCATTTCGATTCTTGGACCGAGCGGCTGCGGGAAATCCACAACACTCCGGCTAATGCTGCGGCTATTAAGCCCGGAAGCCGGTGGAGAGGTGGCGTATGCCTCCCCGGATCTGTCCCTGGGCATGGTCTTTCAGAAGCCGGTCCTGATGCCGTGGCTCAGTGCGCTACAGAATGTCATGCTGCCGCTGGAGCTGGGCGAGAAGAAGAAGTTCAGTAAAGCCGAGGCGCGTGAAAAAGCAGAAAGTGCCCTGCGCCTGGTCGGTCTGCAGGATTATCTGAACCACTTCCCGCATCAGCTCAGCGGCGGGATGCAGCAGCGGGCGGCGATTGCCCGGGCCCTGGCTGCCGATCCGACGGTGCTGCTGATGGACGAACCGTTCGGCGCGCTGGATGAGCTGACACGCGAGAAGCTGAATTTCGAGCTGCTGCGGCTGTGGGAGAGCCCGGAGACCAGTCTAAGCAGCATTGTGATGGTTACCCATTCCATACATGAATCCGCGCTGCTGTCAGACCGGGTCGTGATGATGTCTCCCCGGCCCGCCGGTGTGACGGATATCATTCCGGTGACGCTGCCCTCCCCGCGTGAGGCGGGCATGGAAGAGCTGCCGGAATTCCACCGGATTGTCAAGGAACTGAGAAAGCGGGTGAAGCATCTATGA
- the hcp gene encoding hydroxylamine reductase — MSEMFCFQCQEAAKGTGCTIQGVCGKTSEVANLQDLLVYTLKGIAVFARSGRELGITDPVTERFIIESLFATITNANFVPEYFTAKIREGLALRDTWRSRVADAGVAAYLSDHDAANWNAGTDEELMDKAVTVGVLATEHEDIRSLRELLTYGLKGMAAYMEHAAVLGFYEAGAHAFMEKGLAAALDDSLSGGELTALVLECGKFGVDVMALLDRANTAAYGNPEITKVNIGVGTNPGILISGHDLKDMEALLKQTEGTGVDVYTHSEMLPAHYYPAFKKYSHFVGNYGNAWWKQNEEFASFNGPILMTTNCIVPPKDSYKDRLYTTGNTGYPGIQHIAAGADGEKDFSPLIEQAKSCSAPVEIETGEIIGGFAHAAVMNVADQVVGAVESGAIKQFFVMAGCDGRMKSRNYYTDFAAELPSDTVILTAGCAKYKYNKLALGDIGGIPRVLDAGQCNDSYSLVVIALKLKEVFGLADINDLPISYNIAWYEQKAVIVLLALLHLGVKNIHLGPTLPAFLSPNVAKVLVDTFGIGGITTVQEDMERFIAAV, encoded by the coding sequence ATGAGCGAAATGTTTTGTTTCCAGTGTCAGGAGGCAGCTAAGGGGACGGGTTGTACGATTCAGGGGGTGTGCGGCAAGACCAGTGAGGTAGCGAATCTGCAGGATCTTCTGGTGTATACACTTAAGGGCATTGCCGTCTTCGCGCGCAGCGGGCGTGAGCTGGGGATTACTGATCCGGTGACGGAGAGATTTATTATAGAGAGCTTGTTCGCTACGATTACCAATGCCAACTTTGTGCCGGAATATTTCACCGCGAAGATCCGCGAGGGTCTGGCCCTGCGGGATACGTGGCGCAGCAGGGTGGCGGATGCCGGAGTGGCGGCGTATCTGTCTGATCATGACGCGGCGAACTGGAATGCAGGGACTGATGAAGAGCTGATGGACAAGGCGGTAACGGTAGGTGTGTTAGCTACAGAACATGAGGATATCCGTTCCTTGCGCGAACTGCTGACCTACGGTCTGAAGGGGATGGCTGCTTACATGGAGCATGCTGCGGTATTGGGCTTCTATGAAGCAGGAGCCCATGCTTTTATGGAAAAAGGCTTGGCTGCTGCCCTTGATGACAGTCTGAGCGGCGGTGAGCTGACGGCTCTGGTGCTGGAATGCGGCAAGTTCGGCGTGGATGTGATGGCCTTGCTTGACCGTGCGAACACAGCAGCCTACGGCAACCCTGAGATTACCAAAGTGAACATTGGTGTGGGCACGAATCCTGGTATTCTGATCAGCGGTCATGATCTTAAGGATATGGAGGCGCTGCTGAAGCAGACCGAGGGTACCGGAGTGGATGTGTATACGCACAGTGAGATGCTGCCGGCCCACTACTATCCGGCCTTCAAGAAGTATAGCCATTTCGTTGGCAACTACGGCAATGCATGGTGGAAGCAGAATGAGGAATTTGCCAGCTTCAATGGTCCAATTCTGATGACCACGAACTGCATCGTGCCGCCGAAGGACAGCTACAAAGACCGGCTGTACACGACAGGCAACACCGGGTATCCGGGAATTCAGCATATCGCGGCAGGCGCGGACGGAGAGAAGGATTTCTCACCCCTGATCGAGCAGGCCAAGAGCTGCAGCGCTCCGGTGGAGATTGAGACAGGCGAGATTATCGGCGGCTTCGCGCATGCGGCTGTAATGAATGTGGCGGATCAGGTGGTTGGAGCGGTAGAGAGCGGCGCCATCAAGCAATTCTTCGTCATGGCCGGCTGCGACGGACGGATGAAGAGCCGGAATTATTACACCGACTTCGCAGCAGAGCTGCCTAGTGACACGGTGATCCTTACCGCAGGCTGTGCCAAATACAAATATAACAAGCTGGCGCTTGGCGATATCGGCGGAATTCCCCGCGTGCTTGATGCCGGTCAGTGCAATGACTCCTATTCCCTTGTGGTTATAGCGCTTAAGCTGAAGGAAGTGTTCGGTCTGGCGGATATCAACGATCTTCCGATCTCCTATAACATTGCCTGGTATGAGCAAAAGGCGGTCATCGTACTGCTGGCGCTGCTGCATCTGGGCGTGAAGAACATTCACCTGGGTCCTACACTTCCGGCGTTCCTGTCGCCTAATGTAGCCAAGGTCTTGGTCGATACCTTCGGTATCGGCGGGATTACTACCGTACAGGAAGACATGGAGCGGTTCATTGCTGCGGTCTAA
- a CDS encoding aldo/keto reductase, whose protein sequence is MRYNRLGNSGLQVSALGLGTNSFGKRADQETSVRILHTAMDQGINFIDTANIYAGSESERIIGLALEGRRHNAVLATKAGLPKHEGPGGSGSSRHHLMQELEGSLRRLKTDYVDLYQIHTFDPYTPLEETLRTLDDLISAGKVRYIGASNYAAWELMKALGISEARNWAKYISIQCSYSLADRTPEAELLPLCLDQGLGIIPYFPLAGGILTGKYAGSSSAPAGSRAETDPNFRRFLTPERISLGEQVQAIAEEMGTSPAALSLAWLMNRPAVSTVIVGATAVEQVQHNLQSLSASPDAGTLEQLDQASAALRTGEPFAVYRLP, encoded by the coding sequence GTGAGATATAACCGTCTGGGCAATAGCGGCCTGCAGGTGTCCGCCCTGGGTCTTGGAACCAATTCCTTCGGCAAACGGGCAGATCAGGAGACCTCGGTCCGCATTCTGCACACCGCTATGGATCAGGGCATCAATTTCATCGATACCGCCAATATCTATGCCGGCTCTGAATCGGAGCGGATCATTGGCCTTGCGCTTGAAGGCAGACGCCATAACGCTGTGCTGGCGACCAAGGCCGGATTGCCGAAGCATGAGGGACCCGGCGGCAGCGGCTCTTCGCGCCATCATCTGATGCAGGAGCTGGAGGGCAGCCTGCGCCGGCTGAAGACCGACTATGTGGATCTGTACCAGATTCACACCTTCGACCCCTACACACCGCTGGAGGAAACACTGCGCACGCTGGATGATCTGATCTCCGCAGGCAAGGTGCGGTATATCGGAGCCTCCAATTATGCCGCCTGGGAGCTGATGAAGGCGCTCGGAATCAGCGAAGCGCGTAACTGGGCGAAATACATCTCTATCCAATGCAGCTATTCGCTGGCTGACCGCACGCCCGAAGCCGAGCTGCTTCCGCTCTGCCTGGATCAGGGTCTGGGCATCATCCCATACTTCCCTCTGGCGGGCGGCATTCTTACCGGCAAATATGCCGGCAGCAGCAGTGCCCCTGCCGGCTCCAGAGCAGAGACCGATCCGAACTTCCGCCGCTTCCTTACCCCGGAGCGCATCTCGCTCGGGGAGCAGGTTCAAGCAATTGCGGAGGAGATGGGCACTTCACCTGCGGCTCTATCCCTGGCCTGGCTGATGAACCGGCCCGCCGTCTCCACGGTGATTGTCGGCGCAACTGCAGTAGAGCAGGTACAGCATAATCTGCAGAGTCTCTCTGCTTCACCGGATGCAGGAACACTTGAGCAGCTTGACCAGGCCAGCGCCGCCCTCCGCACCGGCGAGCCGTTTGCAGTCTACCGGCTGCCGTAA
- a CDS encoding Crp/Fnr family transcriptional regulator, translated as MRPEPASLQSCLLFRGKSVEEIEQLLHTLAYAVSSYHKKAIILAEGDPADRLGILLSGRIEVQKTHPTGSSVTIAHLKEGQTIGEAVLFRRNNTVPATVTATGPCKVMFISKQELLRLFAADTDILTRFIENLSERLVLVNRKIENLSAGPLRRRIVDFLLEQGEQQESDTLKLPFSRKEWAEHMNTARPSLSRELGFLRDQGWIEFKGNEITLLNRSRMHDYIQTLPSSAGNL; from the coding sequence ATGAGACCGGAGCCTGCTTCGCTGCAATCCTGCCTGCTATTTCGCGGAAAGTCCGTAGAAGAGATCGAACAGCTGCTGCATACGCTGGCTTACGCTGTCAGCTCCTACCATAAGAAGGCGATTATTCTGGCAGAGGGCGATCCGGCGGACCGGCTTGGGATTCTGCTCTCCGGCCGCATTGAGGTGCAGAAGACACACCCCACCGGCAGCAGTGTGACCATCGCGCATCTGAAGGAAGGGCAGACGATCGGCGAAGCCGTATTGTTCCGCAGGAATAACACCGTGCCCGCTACGGTTACAGCCACAGGTCCCTGCAAGGTGATGTTCATCAGCAAGCAGGAGCTGCTGAGATTATTCGCGGCTGACACCGATATCCTCACCCGCTTCATCGAGAATCTGTCCGAGCGGCTGGTGCTCGTGAACCGGAAGATTGAGAACCTGTCCGCCGGACCGCTGCGCCGCCGTATCGTAGACTTCCTGCTGGAACAGGGAGAACAGCAGGAATCCGATACCCTGAAGCTTCCCTTCAGCCGGAAGGAATGGGCTGAGCATATGAATACCGCCCGCCCTTCCTTGTCGCGGGAGCTGGGATTCCTGCGCGACCAGGGCTGGATCGAATTCAAGGGCAATGAAATCACCCTGCTGAACCGGAGCCGGATGCATGATTACATCCAGACTCTGCCCTCTTCGGCAGGCAATCTATAG
- the biuH gene encoding biuret amidohydrolase, translating into MQIAATPYIWPYDGAVDPAKTALMIIDMQTDFCGKGGYVERMGYDLSLTARAIQPIQRLLARIREIEGFTVIHTREGHKPDLSDLPANKRWRSRQIGAEIGSEGPAGRILVRGERGWQIIEELAPAGGEYIIDKPGKGSFYATDLDLILKNKGITHLILTGITTDVCVHTTMREANDRGYECLILADCTGATDEANHLAALSMVQMQGGVFGSVSDSQAVLRALEQY; encoded by the coding sequence ATGCAGATTGCAGCAACACCTTACATCTGGCCTTATGACGGGGCTGTGGACCCGGCGAAGACAGCGCTGATGATTATCGACATGCAGACGGATTTTTGCGGCAAGGGCGGTTACGTCGAGAGAATGGGTTATGACCTCTCATTAACAGCGAGGGCGATTCAGCCCATTCAGCGGCTGCTGGCACGTATCCGGGAGATTGAAGGGTTCACCGTGATCCATACCCGCGAGGGGCATAAGCCGGATCTGTCGGATCTGCCGGCGAACAAACGGTGGCGCAGCCGCCAGATTGGGGCCGAGATCGGCTCCGAAGGACCGGCGGGACGAATCCTCGTGCGGGGGGAGCGCGGCTGGCAGATCATTGAGGAGCTGGCGCCTGCTGGCGGAGAGTACATTATAGACAAGCCGGGCAAAGGGAGCTTTTACGCAACGGACCTGGACCTGATCCTGAAGAATAAAGGAATTACCCATCTGATTCTGACTGGTATTACTACCGATGTCTGTGTACACACCACGATGCGGGAAGCCAATGACCGCGGGTACGAGTGTCTGATTCTTGCGGATTGCACGGGAGCGACGGATGAAGCGAATCACCTGGCGGCGCTGAGTATGGTTCAAATGCAGGGCGGGGTGTTCGGCAGTGTAAGTGATTCACAAGCGGTGCTGCGTGCGCTGGAGCAATACTAA
- a CDS encoding ABC transporter substrate-binding protein gives MWNKSRTKALMLLTSLMLLLTACGNTTEAGKAEGQGAEGSGELKKVVLRLKWIHQAQFAGFYTAVEKGFYKEAGLDVEIRPGGSDFPAVQMVASGSEEFGVTGADQVVIAREKGVPVKALSAIYRKTPFVMFTLKESGIKTMEDLVGQKVGIKLGGNEELTFRAMEKSAGIDPSQIEEMPVKYDLSPLLTGQVKAWPGYVINEVLAVEEQGKEVNIIDPNDYGINFYADTLFTTESVIKKDPEMVASFVQASMQGWDYAVKHPEEAAEFGLKYGEKLDLKHEVNMMKASIPLLDPEKLPLGSMDEASWETLQKNLVELGFVKKEQDTGGLFTNEFLK, from the coding sequence ATGTGGAACAAGTCCAGAACGAAAGCGCTGATGCTGTTAACCTCGCTGATGCTGCTCCTGACCGCCTGCGGTAACACTACGGAAGCCGGTAAGGCCGAAGGCCAGGGAGCGGAAGGCTCAGGCGAGCTGAAGAAGGTGGTGCTCCGGCTGAAGTGGATTCACCAGGCGCAGTTTGCCGGCTTTTATACCGCGGTGGAAAAAGGCTTCTATAAAGAAGCGGGGCTGGATGTTGAGATCCGCCCGGGGGGCTCGGATTTCCCCGCTGTGCAGATGGTAGCTTCCGGCAGTGAGGAGTTCGGAGTTACGGGTGCCGACCAGGTCGTCATCGCCAGAGAGAAAGGCGTCCCTGTCAAAGCGTTATCCGCGATCTACCGCAAAACCCCGTTCGTCATGTTCACACTCAAAGAGTCCGGGATCAAGACGATGGAGGACCTTGTCGGGCAAAAGGTAGGCATTAAGCTGGGCGGCAACGAAGAGCTGACCTTCCGGGCCATGGAGAAAAGCGCGGGCATCGACCCTTCGCAAATCGAAGAGATGCCGGTCAAATACGATCTGAGTCCGCTGTTGACCGGGCAGGTCAAGGCCTGGCCCGGCTATGTCATTAATGAAGTGCTGGCTGTAGAGGAGCAGGGCAAGGAAGTGAATATTATCGACCCGAACGACTATGGCATCAATTTCTATGCCGATACCTTATTCACCACGGAGTCTGTCATCAAGAAGGACCCGGAGATGGTCGCAAGCTTCGTGCAGGCGTCTATGCAGGGCTGGGATTATGCGGTGAAGCATCCGGAAGAGGCGGCAGAATTCGGTCTGAAATATGGCGAGAAGCTGGATCTGAAGCATGAGGTCAATATGATGAAGGCCAGCATTCCGTTGCTTGATCCGGAGAAGCTCCCGCTGGGCTCAATGGACGAGGCATCTTGGGAGACATTGCAGAAGAATCTGGTCGAGCTGGGATTTGTGAAAAAGGAACAGGATACCGGCGGATTGTTCACCAATGAGTTTTTGAAATAA
- a CDS encoding aldehyde dehydrogenase, with translation MPPYTAQQIDRLLAEHRQWFTGGVTRTPGFRLEQLQKLKDAISRNEARIIAALNQDLHKSEFEAYATEIGFTLDSIGYMMKHLRRWMKPVKVGSPLHLFPARSRIIAEPYGTVLIIGPFNYPFQLLIEPLIGAIAAGNCAVLKPSESTPATSAVIEDMIRETFDPAYIRVVQGEKETTNLLIHAAFDYIFFTGSVPVGRIVMEAAAKNLVPVTLELGGKSPVIVDRSADLETAAKRIVWGKLINVGQTCIAPDYLLVHSEVAAELIERMKRCVTDFYGTDIRHNTDYGRIVNERQLRRIGEMLERDRDKLILGGTVIPEELYIEPSLIYPADWSDASMEDEIFGPVLPIMEYTRLEEAIQSINARPKPLALYLFTRDKQVEQQVMTEVSFGGGCINDTISHVASTRLPFGGVGNSGIGGYHGKYSFDLFSHHKSIVKRGTRLDLGIVYPPYGSKVKLARKLLK, from the coding sequence ATGCCACCATACACCGCACAACAGATCGACCGGCTGCTGGCTGAGCACAGACAATGGTTCACCGGCGGAGTCACGAGAACCCCCGGCTTCCGGCTGGAGCAGCTTCAGAAGCTGAAGGATGCCATCTCACGCAATGAAGCCCGGATTATCGCTGCACTGAACCAGGATCTGCATAAAAGCGAGTTCGAGGCTTACGCCACAGAGATCGGATTCACGCTGGACAGCATCGGCTATATGATGAAGCACCTGCGGCGCTGGATGAAGCCGGTGAAGGTAGGCTCACCGCTGCACCTGTTCCCGGCACGGAGCAGAATCATAGCCGAGCCTTACGGGACGGTGCTAATTATCGGGCCGTTCAACTACCCGTTCCAGCTGCTGATCGAGCCGTTAATCGGCGCCATTGCCGCCGGGAACTGCGCCGTACTGAAGCCTTCCGAGAGTACACCCGCTACCTCCGCTGTCATCGAGGATATGATCCGGGAGACCTTTGATCCCGCCTATATCCGGGTAGTACAGGGCGAGAAGGAAACGACGAATCTGCTGATTCATGCGGCGTTCGATTATATTTTTTTCACCGGGAGTGTGCCTGTAGGCAGAATTGTCATGGAAGCGGCGGCGAAGAACCTGGTGCCAGTCACCCTTGAGCTGGGCGGCAAAAGCCCCGTAATCGTAGACCGGAGCGCCGACCTGGAGACCGCCGCGAAGCGGATTGTCTGGGGGAAGCTGATCAATGTGGGGCAGACCTGTATTGCGCCTGATTATCTGCTGGTCCATAGCGAGGTGGCAGCGGAGCTGATCGAACGGATGAAGCGCTGCGTCACCGATTTCTATGGCACTGATATCCGGCATAACACAGACTATGGACGGATTGTGAATGAACGCCAGCTGCGGCGGATCGGGGAGATGCTGGAGCGGGACCGCGATAAGCTGATTCTGGGCGGGACAGTGATTCCTGAGGAGCTGTACATCGAGCCGTCCCTGATCTATCCGGCGGATTGGAGTGACGCTTCCATGGAGGACGAGATCTTCGGGCCTGTGCTGCCGATTATGGAGTATACCCGGCTGGAGGAGGCCATCCAGAGTATCAATGCCCGTCCGAAGCCGCTTGCCCTCTATCTGTTCACCCGCGATAAGCAGGTGGAGCAACAGGTAATGACTGAGGTGTCCTTCGGCGGCGGCTGCATTAACGATACCATCTCCCATGTAGCCAGCACCCGGCTGCCGTTCGGCGGTGTCGGGAATTCCGGGATCGGCGGCTACCACGGCAAATACAGCTTCGACCTCTTTTCCCATCACAAAAGCATTGTTAAGCGGGGCACCCGTCTTGATCTCGGCATTGTCTACCCGCCCTACGGCAGCAAGGTCAAGCTGGCGCGGAAGCTGCTGAAATAG
- a CDS encoding flagellar assembly protein A translates to MPQQDIEPSRYEFVESLMLERKGLLDSFSVEGRTSDGTTGDKNGIILVQDNQIFITPPLPGGAPARISAIHPVVLKINWKTVTEPTEVTRADYITWEICEKPQYEITVSPDKLKVHFTLYRAEKYAWNLVNCPAAFEAVVRAQPNPAMLLSTLTIEQIIASLDNRFILRNLNIPALYAELENPTYLPVCIAEGRSPLPGKEARLEFLLPEHTLEGNRMLQGQGAPGQKPEDTMEYLRFPGAPFTFAGEVFARKLPPEEGIPGLDTDGRVLPPPPPQDLYFAAGNHAKLLPCGHIVARHTGRPRICGGNSSVRICDFPPACLLTSEMTDPAGDVMFAGDIIVPGDLEGPVRVEALGNVYVYGDIRQSTIIATGSIYVSGQVTGSGLYAGHAGVLQHRLHSLASLLRTETDGLLEAARQLAKNVESRQQSVNYGLVVMLLLEDKYSHLGSLIRDLQAALSRMNGEFGSGTDPLRQMLEVFAHPGQFTGYITDSVLSRFSRLLLKLSEEIELLQEEHAVINLARSQESRLESGGKLLVRDSAKTTTI, encoded by the coding sequence ATGCCGCAGCAGGATATCGAACCAAGCCGATATGAATTCGTAGAGTCCCTGATGCTCGAACGTAAAGGTCTCCTGGATTCATTCTCTGTGGAGGGCCGGACTTCTGACGGGACAACTGGAGATAAGAATGGAATTATCCTCGTGCAGGACAACCAGATATTTATTACTCCCCCGCTCCCCGGAGGTGCTCCCGCCCGCATTTCTGCGATCCACCCTGTTGTCCTGAAGATCAACTGGAAGACCGTTACAGAACCAACCGAGGTGACCAGGGCGGATTATATCACTTGGGAGATCTGTGAGAAGCCGCAATATGAAATTACCGTATCGCCTGACAAGCTCAAGGTCCACTTCACTTTATACCGTGCAGAGAAGTACGCCTGGAATCTGGTCAACTGTCCTGCCGCCTTCGAAGCGGTTGTCCGTGCCCAGCCCAATCCGGCGATGCTGCTGTCCACGCTCACCATAGAACAGATTATCGCCTCACTGGACAACCGTTTTATTCTGCGCAACCTGAACATTCCCGCCCTGTACGCGGAGCTGGAGAACCCTACATATCTTCCCGTTTGCATCGCTGAAGGAAGATCCCCGCTGCCCGGCAAGGAAGCCCGGCTGGAATTCCTGCTGCCGGAGCATACACTGGAGGGGAACCGGATGCTTCAGGGACAGGGAGCCCCGGGTCAGAAGCCTGAGGATACCATGGAGTATCTCCGTTTCCCGGGGGCCCCCTTTACCTTTGCAGGCGAAGTCTTCGCCCGCAAACTGCCGCCCGAAGAAGGCATTCCCGGCCTCGATACAGACGGAAGGGTACTGCCCCCTCCCCCGCCGCAGGATCTCTACTTTGCTGCCGGTAATCATGCCAAGCTCCTTCCCTGCGGTCATATCGTGGCCCGGCATACCGGCAGACCCCGCATCTGCGGAGGAAACAGCAGCGTCCGGATATGTGACTTCCCTCCGGCCTGTCTGCTGACCAGCGAGATGACCGATCCTGCGGGCGATGTTATGTTCGCAGGTGACATCATTGTACCGGGAGATCTGGAAGGACCTGTACGGGTTGAAGCCCTCGGGAATGTGTACGTCTATGGCGATATCCGCCAATCTACAATTATAGCCACCGGCAGTATTTACGTTAGCGGCCAGGTCACCGGCAGCGGCCTGTACGCCGGACACGCCGGGGTACTGCAGCATCGTCTGCATAGCCTCGCAAGCCTGCTGCGGACAGAGACGGACGGACTGCTGGAGGCAGCGCGCCAGCTGGCCAAGAATGTGGAATCCCGCCAGCAATCCGTGAATTACGGCCTGGTAGTCATGCTGCTGCTGGAAGATAAATACAGCCACCTCGGCAGCCTGATCCGTGATCTTCAGGCTGCCCTGAGCCGTATGAACGGAGAGTTCGGCTCCGGCACAGACCCGCTCCGGCAGATGCTTGAGGTATTCGCCCATCCGGGACAATTCACCGGGTACATCACAGACAGTGTGCTAAGCCGCTTCTCCAGGCTGCTCCTCAAGCTGAGCGAGGAGATTGAGCTGCTCCAGGAGGAGCATGCGGTAATTAATCTTGCCCGGTCGCAGGAGAGCCGCCTGGAGTCCGGCGGCAAGCTGCTTGTGCGTGATTCTGCTAAGACTACTACTATATAA